In one Juglans regia cultivar Chandler chromosome 11, Walnut 2.0, whole genome shotgun sequence genomic region, the following are encoded:
- the LOC109021172 gene encoding BEACH domain-containing protein B isoform X1, which translates to MNIVKGVADLIRRTSGGQTGESNSGSQPQRFSPPGPKICFSEVGNEAVLNTLWERYEKAIDKVEKRRMFHVFLKQFLVVYKNWEPVDYGQLPEVASTLIEPEEFMPYSNDVVVGCSAGHPSEVISILTEEITVLTSLITELNTSMMRSTIGLSGASTSLNITSEGLPILDALTIVTRSLHNCRVFGYYGGIQKLTALMKGAVVQLKTITSAVSADESLSNFAVEKTGLLQQILGYVVSIACGFIDLDSNVYEKVQLYRNSVQFVPSGGTSALNSSGNSKVPYETRLHWHQRAVVSVMEAGGLNWLVELLRVIRRLSMKEQRTDMSLHYLTLRVLCSALSENPRGQNHFKSIGGLEVLLDGLGVPSSKALTSKSTFYAGEKRDENPLLEIFQLHVLSLEVLREAVFGNLNNMQFLCENGRVQKFANSFCSPAFMLQEYTQQSKDLSGQHRNQISVIDLSNENPMKTSTAEHFVPLPTSAYSQLWNEYIGKLVGILCSFLFAPEDTRSRNVEVSSGQVAIPISSVYGELSIKWVMRVLLTVFPCVKACSDQNELPNHLRVFLNTLQRYVLNTFRKVLVSSPVLLEVFREEGIWNLVFSENFFYFGPSSEEFSEEYYTYHDGSPRKPEIYATTSSTDGQVKSSGVETLQMEVISFLEFAATSNGSAHNLPESSALLDALEQSAYNPEIASVLAKSLRCILQLSAEKTVASFKTLNAVPRVLKVACIQAEEARRSGNSNYIEAVQTTHHQRSDSHEISLSLIKCLKTSMELFTEFLSIADDARIFVLHSSACIDCLFDLFWEEGLRSLVLEHILGLMKIVPINEEDQKAKLQLCSKYLETFTQIKEHEKKFAEISIDLLVGMRDLLLTDPVYYQALFRDGECFLHVVSLLNGNLDEADGEKLVLNVLQTLTCLLASNDASKDAFRALAGKGYQTLQSLLLDFCQWHPSEGLLNGLLDMLVDGKFEMKSSPIIKNEDVIILYLCVLQKSSELLRHHGLDVFQQLLRDSLSNRAACVRAGMLNFLLDWFSQEDNDSIILKIAHLVRVIGGHSISGRDIRKIFALLRREKVGSQQQNSSLLLTTVLSMLNEKGPTAFFDLNGNNSGIIIETPVQWPLNKGFSFSCWLRVENFPRSGTMGLFSFLTENGRGCMAMVAKDKLIYESINLKRQCVQLRANLVKKKWHFLCITHSIGRAFSGGSLLRCYVDGDLVSFERCRYAKVNESLTSCTIGAKISVPIFDEDPTLQSIKDSVPFLGQIGPVYLFSDAISSEQVRGIYSLGPSYMYSFLENEAAPFYDHPLPSGILDAKDGLASKIIFGLNAQASDGRTLFNVSPLLDHAIDKNSFKSSVMIGTQLCSRRLLQQIIYCVGGVSVFFPLITQSVRYENEESVQLEYTFITPVTRERLTAEVIELVASVLDENLANQQQMHLLSGFSILGFLLQSVPPGQLNLETLSALKHLLNVVANSGLAELLVKDAISSIFLNPLIWLYTAYKVQRELYMFLNQQFDNDPRLLKSLCGLPRVLDIIRQFYWDNASRFAIGSKPLLHPITKLVIGERPSHEEIRKIRLLLLSLGEMSLRQNIVAADIKALIAFFERSQDMTCIEDVLHVVIRAVSQKPLLASFLEQVNMIGGCHIFVNLLQREFEPIRLLSLQFLGRLLVGLPSEKKGARFFNLAVGRSRLLSENHRKISLRMQPIFSAISDRLFRFPQTDNLCATLFDVLLGGASPKQVLQKQNQIDRQRSKGHDSHFFLPQMLVLIFRFLSCCDDVSGRMKIITDLLDLLDSNPSNIEAFMEYGWNAWLMASVQLDVLKNYKDEARNECDNEINEQHLLRSLFCVVLSYYMHSVKGGWQQLEETVIFLLAHFEQGGVSYKCLLRDIYGDLIRRLMDLSSVENVFVSQPCRDNTLYLLRLVDEMLISEVDHKLPFPASSADFSLDSFELDHHQDYSAALYKVLHGEFDDQISRNLWGGKQPIANEDDIVDEKWWNLYDDLWTIICEMNGKGPSKVLPKSSSAVGPSLGQRARGLVESLNIPAAEVAAVVVSGGIGSALGGKSNKSIDKAMLLRGERFPRIILRLVILYLYKSSLERASRCVQQVILLLPSFLAADDEQSKSRLQLFIWALLAVRSQFGMLNDGARFHVISHLIRETVNCGKSLLATSIVGRDDSLDSGSNPKETGSIHNLIQKDRVLAAVADEARYMNTLKADRSRQLHELRTRIDETSLAESNNKKAFEDEIQSSLTSVLASDDSRRAAFQLVYEEEQQNVAEKWIHMFRSLIDERGPWSANPFPNNSITHWKLDKTEDSWRRRPKLRQNYHFDEKLCHPPSSAPSNESNLPVNENKSGFVGLIPEQMKHFLLKGVRRITDEGSSESNDNGTEISGHKASIPKDPPDTQCTELKDSIDKKDALQDRKESSSSSLETETNEVLLSIPCVLVTPKRKLAGHLAVMKSFLHFFCEFLVEGTGGSSVFKNFHASSNSDLTKSNQKQNFQHHFDLGRGITSDIDPINEMHKKQLKNVKRHRRWNLSKIKAVYWTRYLLRYSAIEIFFSDSVAPIFLNFASLKDAKEVGTLIVTTRNEYLFPKGSSRDKSGAISFVDRRVALEMAETARERWRRRDITNFEYLMILNTLAGRSYNDLTQYPVFPWVLADYSSEILDFNKSSTFRDLSKPVGALDLKRFEVFEDRYRNFSDPDIPSFYYGSHYSSMGIVLYYLLRLEPFTSLHRNLQGGKLDHADRLFQSIEGTYRNCLSNTSDVKELIPEFFYMPEFLINSNSYHLGVKQDGEPIGDVCLPPWAKGLPEEFINRNREALESEYVSSNLHHWIDLVFGYKQRGKPAVEAANIFYYLTYEGAVDLDTMEDDFQRAAIEDQIANFGQTPIQIFRKKHPRRGPPIPIAHPLYFAPDSISLTSVVCGTSYPPSSVLHVGVLDSNIVLVNQGLTLSVKMWLTTQLQTGGNFTFSASQDPFFGVGSDILYPRKIGSPLAENFELGAQCFATLQTPSENFLISSGNWENSFQVISLNDGRMVQSIRQHKDVVSCVAVTSDGSILATGSYDTTVMVWEVFRGRTPEKRVRNSHTELPRKDYVIVETPFHILCGHDDIITCLYVSVELDIVISGSKDGTCVFHTLREGRYVRSLRHPSGSALSKLVASRHGRIVFYADDDLSLHLYSINGKHLAASDSNGRLNCVELSGCGEFLVCAGDQGQIVVRSMNSLEIIKRYNGVGKIITSLTVTPEECFLAGTKDGSLLVYSIENPQLRKASHPQNVKSKASVMG; encoded by the exons GTGGAAAAGAGAAGAATGTTTCATGTTTTCCTCAAGCAATTTCTGGTTGTATACAAGAATTGGGAACCGGTTGATTATGGCCAGTTGCCAGAGGTTGCTTCAACTCTCATCGAACCTGAAGAGTTTATGCCCTATTCAAATGACGTTGTTGTTGGCTGCTCTGCTGGCCATCCTTCTGAAGTAATTTCAATATTGACTGAAGAGATCACAGTATTAACTTCTTTAATTACTGAGT TGAACACCAGCATGATGCGATCAACAATAGGCTTATCTGGGGCTTCCACAAGCTTGAATATTACTTCTGAAGGATTGCCCATCTTGGATGCTCTGACAATTGTTACCCGTTCACTGCATAATTGCAGAGTTTTTGGATACTATGGTGGCATTCAAAAGCTTACAGCCTTGATGAAAG GTGCTGTTGTCCAACTTAAAACAATAACCAGTGCAGTTTCTGCTGATGAAAGTTTATCTAACTTTGCTGTAGAGAAGACTGGACTCCTTCAACAAATTCTTGGATATGTGGTGTCAATAGCGTGTGGTTTCATTGATTTAGATTCAAATGTATATGAGAAGGTTCAGCTGTATAGAAACAGTGTACAGTTCGTTCCAAGTGGTGGTACATCCGCACTCAACTCTTCTGGTAATTCGAAGGTCCCTTATGAAACAAGGCTACATTGGCATCAGAGGGCTGTTGTTTCTGTGATGGAAGCTGGTGGCCTTAATTGGTTAGTAG AGCTGTTGCGTGTCATCAGAAGGTTGAGCATGAAAGAACAGCGGACAGATATGTCTCTTCACTATTTGACTCTGAGAGTTCTTTGTTCAGCACTATCTGAGAATCCACGGGGtcaaaatcatttcaaaagCATAGGAGGCCTTGAAGTTCTACTAGATGGTCTTGGAGTTCCATCAAGTAAAGCACTAACATCTAAAAGCACTTTTTATGCTGGTGAAAAAAG AGACGAAAACCCCTTGCTAGAAATTTTCCAGCTACACGTTCTTTCTCTGGAAGTTCTAAGAGAGGCAGT CTTTGGGAATTTGAACAATATGCAGTTTCTGTGTGAAAATGGAAGAGTGCAAAAATTTGCGAATAGCTTCTGTTCACCTGCTTTCATGCTTCAAGAGTACACACAACAGAGCAAAGATTTGTCTGGGCAGCATAGGAATCAAATATCTGTTATTGATCTTAGCAATGAAAATCCTATGAAAACCAGTACGGCAGAGCATTTTGTTCCCCTTCCTACCAGTGCTTATTCTCAGCTTTGGAATGAGTATATTGGTAAGCTGGTTGGAATACTTTGTTCTTTCCTTTTTGCTCCAGAAGATACAAGATCTCGTAATGTCGAAGTGTCTTCTGGTCAAGTTGCCATACCCATTTCTTCAGTGTATGGTGAACTTTCAATTAAATGGGTTATGAGGGTTCTTCTCACAGTGTTCCCTTGCGTCAAGGCTTGTTCAGATCAGAATGAGTTGCCAAACCATTTAAG GGTCTTTCTCAATACACTGCAGCGCTATGTACTAAATACATTTAGGAAGGTTCTTGTTTCATCACCTGTATTGCTGGAAGTATTTCGGGAAGAGGGAATATGGAATCTTGTCTTCTCGgagaattttttctattttggacCATCTTCAGAGGAGTTTTCTGAAGAGTATTACACTTACCATGATGGGTCTCCTAGGAAACCAGAAATATATGCTACTACCAGTAGCACTGATGGTCAAGTGAAATCTAGTGGGGTTGAAACTCTACAAATGGAAGTAATTTCATTCCTGGAATTTGCTGCAACTTCTAATGGCAGTGCACATAATTTG CCTGAATCGTCTGCTTTGTTAGATGCCCTCGAACAATCTGCATATAATCCTGAGATCGCAAGTGTTCTTGCTAAGAGTCTACGCTGCATATTACAGCTTTCAGCTGAGAAAACTGTTGCTTCTTTTAAGACCCTTAATGCAGTTCCTCGGGTGCTTAAAGTTGCTTGCATTCAAGCTGAAGAAGCTAGACGGTCTGGAAATAGTAATTACATAGAAGCAGTTCAAACTACCCATCATCAGAGATCCGATTCACATGAGATATCCCTAAGTTTGATTAAGTGCCTGAAAACATCGATGGAGCTCTTCACAGAATTTCTTTCAATAGCAGATGATGCaagaatttttgttttgcacAGTTCTGCATGtattgattgtttgtttgatttattcTGGGAAGAAGGTTTGAGAAGCCTTGTGCTTGAACATATACTTGGGCTCATGAAg ATTGTTCCTATCAATGAAGAAGATCAAAAAGCAAAGTTGCAGTTATGTTCCAAATATCTTGAAACATTTACTCAAATAAaggaacatgaaaagaaatttgcagAAATTTCTATTGATCTATTAGTTGGAATGAGAGATCTGCTCCTGACTGATCCAGTG TACTATCAGGCCTTATTCCGTGATGGAGAGTGCTTTTTGCATGTAGTCTCTTTACTGAATGGTAACCTTGATGAGGCAGATGGAGAAAAGTTGGTTTTGAATGTCCTTCAAACTCTGACTTGTCTGCTTGCAAGTAACGATGCCTCAAAG GATGCATTTAGAGCTCTTGCTGGAAAGGGTTACCAGACATTACAAAGTTTGCTGTTAGACTTCTGCCAGTGGCATCCAAGTGAAGGGCTTTTGAACGGGCTTCTTGATATGCTTGTTGATGGAAAGTTTGAGATGAAATCAAGCCCGATAATCAAG AATGAAGATGTCATCATACTTTATCTATGTGTGCTGCAGAAG AGCAGTGAGTTGTTGCGGCATCATGGACTGGATGTGTTCCAACAGCTGCTCAGGGATTCCCTTTCTAATCGAGCGGCATGTGTCAGAGCTGGAATGCTAAACTTTCTTCTTGATTGGTTTTCTCAAGAAGATAATGATAGTATTATCTTGAAAATTGCCCACTTAGTCCGGGTCATTGGTGGGCATAGCATATCTGGGCGGGATATTCGTAAAATCTTTGCCCTGCTGCGAAGAGAGAAAGTTGGGAGTCAGCAACAGAACAGCTCGCTACTGTTGACCACTGTTTTGTCAATGCTAAATGAAAAGGGACCAACTGCCTTTTTTGATCTGAATGGGAATAATTCT GGGATCATAATTGAAACGCCTGTGCAGTGGCCACTCAAtaagggtttttctttttcatgttggCTTAGGGTAGAGAACTTCCCAAGGAGTGGAACAATGGGTCTTTTCAGTTTTCTCACAGAAAATGGGAGGGGATGCATGGCTATGGTTGCAAAGGACAAGCTTATTTATGAG TCAATAAATCTGAAGCGACAGTGTGTCCAGCTGCGTGCTAATcttgtaaaaaagaaatggcattttctttgtataacTCATAGCATTGGAAGAGCCTTTTCGGGGGGTAGCTTATTGAGGTGTTACGTCGACGGTGATCTCGTTTCATTCGAAAGATGCAG ATATGCAAAAGTTAATGAGTCCTTAACAAGTTGCACAATTGGTGCAAAAATTAGCGTGCCTATATTTGATGAAGATCCCACTTTGCAATCAATCAAAGATTCAGTTCCTTTTCTTGGCCAGATTGGTCCTGTTTATTTGTTTAGCGATGCCATTTCTTCTGAGCAAGTCCGCGGTATATACTCCCTCGGACCAAGCTATATGTATTCCTTCCTTGAGAATGAAGCAGCACCTTTTTATGATCACCCATTGCCTAGTGGAATTCTTGATGCTAAAGACGGCCTTGCATCCAAAATTATCTTTGGACTTAATGCGCAG GCAAGTGATGGCAGGACATTGTTTAATGTTTCTCCTTTGTTGGATCATGCAATCGACAAGAACTCATTTAAATCATCTGTGATGATTGGTACACAATTATGTTCTAGGCGTTTACTGCAACAGATAATTTACTGTGTTGGGGGTGTATCTGTTTTCTTTCCTCTAATAACACAATCTGTTAGATATGAGAATGAAGAAAGTGTACAACTTGAATATACATTCATTACACCTGTCACAAGAGAGCGTCTAACCGCTGAAGTTATTGAGCTAGTTGCTTCCGTACTGGATGAGAATTTGGCAAATCAACAACAAATGCATCTTCTTTCCGGATTTTCAATACttggatttttgttgcaatCAGTTCCTCCAGGGCAACTTAATTTGGAAACTCTTTCAGCTTTGAAACATCTGTTAAATGTCGTTGCAAACAGTG GCTTGGCTGAGCTGCTTGTCAAAGATGCCATATCTAGCATATTTCTTAATCCTCTCATCTGGCTCTACACAGCATACAAGGTTCAGCGTGAATTGTACATGTTTCTCAACCAACAATTTGATAATGATCCGAGGTTGCTTAAAAGTCTATGTGGTCTCCCACGTGTTCTTGATATAATACGCCAATTTTACTGGGATAATGCATCTCGATTTGCTATTGGCAGTAAGCCTCTTCTGCATCCCATCACCAAGCTAGTTATTGGAGAGAGGCCTAGCCATGAAGAAATACGTAAAATTCGCCTTCTCTTATTAAGTCTTGGTGAAATGAGCCTCAG GCAAAATATTGTGGCAGCAGATATAAAAGCTCTCATAGCTTTTTTTGAGAGAAGTCAAGATATGACATGCATTGAAGATGTTTTACATGTGGTTATTCGTGCTGTTTCTCAGAAACCACTGCTTGCTTCTTTCCTTGAACAAGTCAACATGATTGGTGGCTGTCACATTTTTGTTAATCTTCTTCAGAG gGAATTTGAGCCTATCAGATTACTTAGTTTGCAGTTCCTAGGAAGACTTTTGGTTGGTCTTCCATCTGAGAAAAAGGGAGCAAGGTTCTTCAATCTAGCTGTGGGAAGATCCAGATTGCTCTCAGAAAACCATAGGAAGATCAGTTTAAGGATGCAACCAATTTTCTCTGCCATATCTGATAGGTTGTTCAGGTTTCCACAGACAGATAATTTGTGTGCTACCTTGTTTGATGTTCTTCTTGGAGGTGCTAGTCCCAAACAG GTGTTACAGAAGCAAAACCAGATTGACAGGCAGAGAAGCAAGGGACATGACTCTCATTTTTTCCTTCCTCAAATGTTGGTGCTCATCTTCAGATTCCTGTCATGCTGTGATGATGTATCTGGAAGAATGAAAATAATCACAgatcttcttgatcttcttgattCAAATCCTTCAAATATTGAAGCTTTTATG GAATATGGGTGGAATGCTTGGTTAATGGCTTCTGTACAGCTTGACGTGCTAAAAAACTACAAAGATGAGGCACGAAATGAGTGTGACAATGAGATAAATGAGCAACATCTATTGAGGAGCTTGTTTTGTGTTGTTCTTAGTTACTACATGCATTCTGTAAAAGGTGGCTGGCAACAGTTAGAAGAGACAGTGATTTTCCTACTTGCACACTTTGAGCAg GGAGGTGTCTCTTATAAATGCTTGCTTCGTGATATATATGGTGATCTAATACGGAGGCTGATGGACTTATCTTCTGTGGAGAATGTCTTTGTTTCTCAACCATGTAGAGATAATACATTATACCTACTAAGACTGGTTGACGAGATGCTTATATCTGAAGTAGACCATAAACTTCCG TTTCCAGCTAGTAGTGCTGATTTTTCTCTCGACTCCTTTGAATTAGACCATCACCAAGATTATAGTGCTGCCTTATACAAGGTCTTGCATGGAGAATTTGACGATCAAATTTCTAG AAATCTGTGGGGTGGCAAGCAGCCAATCGCCAATGAAGATGACATAGTTGATGAGAAGTGGTGGAATCTATATGATGATTTGTGGACTATTATTTGTGAGATGAATGGTAAGGGACCAAGCAAAGTTTTGCCCAAATCGTCTTCAGCTGTGGGTCCTTCTCTTGGGCAACGAGCACGTGGGTTAGTGGAATCACTGAACATTCCAGCTGCAGAAGTGGCTGCTGTTGTTGTATCAGGAGGGATAGGCAGTGCTTTGGGTGGAAAATCAAACAAAAGCATTGATAAGGCTATGCTTTTACGAGGGGAGAGGTTCCCACGCATTATTCTTAGACTTGTAATCCTATATCTTTACAAATCTTCTTTAGAAAGAGCATCACGATGTGTCCAACAGGTCATTTTACTTTTGCCGAGCTTTTTGGCTGCTGATGACGAGCAAAGCAAAAGCAGATTGCAGCTTTTCATCTG GGCTTTGCTTGCCGTTAGGTCGCAGTTTGGAATGTTAAATGATGGTGCTCGTTTTCATGTTATATCACACTTGATTCGAGAAACTGTCAACTGTGGCAAATCATTGCTTGCTACTAGCATTGTTGGAAGAGATGACTCCTTGGATTCAGGCAGCAATCCAAAAGAAACTGGATCAATTCACAATTTAATACAAAAGGATCGAGTACTTGCAGCA GTTGCTGATGAGGCAAGATATATGAATACATTAAAAGCTGACCGCAGCAGGCAATTGCATGAGCTCCGCACTAGGATTGATGAAACTTCTCTTGCAGAATCTAATAACAAGAAAGCTTTTGAAGATGAGATACAAAGTAGCTTGACTTCCGTTCTTGCTTCAGATGACAGCAGAAGAGCTGCATTCCAGCTTGTTTATGAGGAGGAGCAGCAAAATGTTGCT GAAAAATGGATACACATGTTCCGTTCTTTGATTGATGAGAGAGGTCCATGGTCTGCTAATCCTTTTCCCAATAATTCCATAACACATTGGAAACTTGACAAGACGGAAGATTCATGGCGGCGCAGACCAAAGCTAAGACAGAATTACCATTTTGACGAAAAGTTGTGCCATCCTCCCTCCTCTGCCCCTAGCAATGAGTCTAATCTTCCTGTGAATGAAAACAAATCTGGTTTTGTGGGGTTAATTCCTGAGCAAATGAAGCATTTTCTGCTAAAAGGAGTGAGAAGAATTACTGATGAAGGGAGCTCAGAATCCAATGATAATGGTACTGAAATAAGTGGGCATAAGGCCTCCATCCCCAAGGATCCTCCAGACACTCAATGCACAGAACTAAAAGACAGTATTGACAAGAAGGATGCCCTGCAAGACAGAAAAGagtcttcttcctcctcactggAGACAGAAACTAATGAG GTTCTTTTGTCAATTCCATGTGTACTTGTAACCCCCAAGAGAAAATTAGCTGGGCATTTGGCAGTCATGAAAAGTTTCTTGCATTTCTTTTGTGAATTTCTGGTCGAAGGTACTGGTGGATCGTCAGTGTTTAAGAACTTCCATGCTTCAAGCAATTCTGATTTGACCAAGTCTAATCAAAAGCAGAACTTCCAGCATCATTTTGATTTGGGGAGGGGTATCACGAGTGATATTGATCCAATAaatgaaatgcataaaaaacaattaaaaaatgttaagcGCCACAGGAGGTGGAACTTAagcaag ATAAAAGCAGTCTATTGGACTCGGTATTTGCTTAGATACAGCGCAATAGAGATTTTCTTCAGTGATTCAGTCGCCcccatatttttgaattttgcatcATTGAAGGATGCAAAAGAAGTTGGAACCTTGATAGTTACTACCAGAAATGAGTATTTGTTTCCAAAAGGAAGTAGTAGGGATAAGAGTGGAGCTATTTCGTTTGTTGATAGGCGTGTAGCCCTGGAAATGGCAGAAACTgcaagagagagatggagaagaaGGGACATAACAAACTTTGAGTATTTAATGATTCTCAATACACTTGCAGGAAGATCTTATAATGATTTGACACAGTATCCCGTCTTTCCTTGGGTCTTGGCAGATTACTCCTCAGAGATTCTTGACTTTAACAAGTCATCAACCTTTAGGGATCTCTCGAAACCCGTTGGAGCACTGGATTTGAAAAGATTTGAG GTGTTTGAAGATAGATATCGGAACTTCAGCGATCCTGATATACCCAG TTTCTACTATGGGTCTCATTACTCGAGCATGGGGATTGTACTCTATTACCTTCTTCGATTAGAACCATTTACATCTCTTCACCGTAATTTGCAG GGTGGCAAACTCGACCATGCAGATCGCCTCTTTCAAAGCATTGAGGGCACATATCGGAATTGCCTTTCTAATACAAGTGATGTGAAGGAGTTGATTCCTGAGTTCTTTTACATGCCAGAGTTTCTTATCAATTCAAACTCCTATCATTTAGGAGTGAAACAAGATGGTGAACCCATAGGTGATGTTTGTCTCCCTCCCTGGGCCAAG GGCTTGCctgaagaatttattaatagaaatcGAGAGGCCCTTGAAAGTGAATATGTTAGTTCAAATCTCCACCACTGGATAGATTTGGTGTTTGGTTATAAGCAGCGGGGAAAACCGGCAGTGGAG GCAGCAAATATCTTTTACTACCTGACTTACGAAGGTGCTGTTGATCTGGACACCATGGAAGATGATTTTCAAAGAGCAGCAATTGAAGACCAAATTGCAAATTTTGGCCAGACTCCAATCCAGATTTTCCGTAAAAAGCATCCTAGAAGAGGACCTCCAATTCCAATTGCTCATCCTTTGTACTTTGCACCTGATTCTATCAGTTTGACTTCCGTTGTTTGTGGTACAAGTTATCCACCATCTTCTGTACTTCATGTTGGGGTATTGGACTCGAACATTGTCCTTGTGAACCAGGGGCTTACCTTGTCAGTTAAGATGTGGTTGACAACCCAACTGCAAACTGGGGGAAATTTTACCTTTTCTGCGTCTCAG GACCCTTTCTTTGGAGTTGGTTCTGATATTCTTTATCCTCGCAAAATCGGGAGTCCTTTGGCTGAGAATTTTGAACTTGGAGCGCAATGCTTTGCAACATTGCAGACTCCATCAGAGAATTTTTTGATCTCAAGTGGTAATTGGGAAAATAGCTTTCAGGTTATATCCTTAAATGATGGCAGAATGGTGCAGAGCATCCGACAGCACAAGGATGTGGTCAGCTGTGTTGCAG